From Actinopolymorpha cephalotaxi, one genomic window encodes:
- a CDS encoding ArsR/SmtB family transcription factor: MLNDEPTAADEVFHALADANRRAIIERLTRGPATVSELARFLGVTVAATVQHLQVLQASELVRSEKAGRVRTCRLDPSGLRRAEEWLRHRRTTWERRLDRLGDVLGESPPEHASTQTKTTDGTPEETGS, from the coding sequence ATGCTTAACGATGAGCCGACGGCCGCGGACGAGGTGTTCCACGCCCTGGCCGATGCCAACCGCCGGGCGATCATCGAGCGGCTGACCCGCGGCCCGGCCACGGTGAGCGAGCTGGCGCGGTTCCTCGGCGTGACGGTGGCCGCCACGGTCCAGCACCTGCAGGTACTGCAGGCGAGCGAGCTGGTCCGGTCGGAGAAGGCCGGCCGGGTCCGCACCTGCCGGCTGGACCCGTCCGGCCTGCGGCGCGCCGAGGAGTGGCTGCGCCATCGGCGTACGACGTGGGAGCGCCGCCTGGACCGCCTCGGCGACGTCCTCGGCGAGAGCCCGCCCGAGCACGCCTCGACCCAGACGAAGACGACAGACGGCACCCCTGAGGAGACCGGATCATGA
- a CDS encoding alpha/beta hydrolase: MALMRCDFYSEALQLSTSMTVILPQETTTQIGMSGAAREGGAPVLYLLHGLSDDDTIWLRRTSIERYVSTLGLAVVMPAVHRSFYADEAHGNRYWTFLSEELPSLVGRFFRVSDRREDTFVAGLSMGGYGAVKWALRQPERFAAAASLSGALDVANPGMRENRPELIDRVFGDEVSGTDNDLLWLLEQGAKSGQQLPALHVSCGTEDGLMAHNHAFVDAARRLDVPVTVEFEPGEHEWGLWDRKIQDVLRWLPLS; the protein is encoded by the coding sequence ATGGCGTTGATGCGTTGCGACTTCTATTCCGAGGCACTCCAGCTCAGTACCTCGATGACGGTGATTCTGCCGCAGGAGACGACCACCCAGATCGGGATGTCCGGCGCGGCCCGCGAAGGCGGTGCCCCCGTCCTCTACCTCCTGCACGGCCTCAGCGACGACGACACCATCTGGCTGCGGCGTACGTCCATCGAGCGCTACGTCTCCACGCTCGGCCTCGCCGTCGTCATGCCGGCGGTGCACCGCAGCTTCTACGCCGACGAGGCGCACGGCAACCGCTACTGGACGTTCCTGTCCGAGGAGCTTCCGTCGCTCGTCGGCCGGTTCTTCCGGGTGTCCGACCGGCGGGAGGACACGTTCGTCGCCGGCCTGTCGATGGGCGGGTACGGCGCCGTCAAGTGGGCCTTGCGCCAGCCGGAACGCTTCGCGGCGGCGGCCAGCCTGTCCGGGGCGCTGGACGTGGCCAACCCGGGTATGCGGGAGAACCGCCCCGAACTCATCGACCGGGTCTTCGGCGACGAGGTGAGCGGCACCGACAACGACCTGCTGTGGTTGCTCGAGCAGGGGGCGAAGTCGGGGCAGCAACTCCCGGCCCTGCACGTCTCGTGCGGCACCGAGGACGGCCTGATGGCCCACAACCACGCGTTCGTGGACGCCGCGCGCCGCCTCGATGTGCCCGTCACCGTGGAGTTCGAGCCCGGCGAGCACGAGTGGGGTCTGTGGGACCGCAAGATCCAGGACGTACTCCGCTGGCTGCCGCTGTCCTGA
- a CDS encoding WD40/YVTN/BNR-like repeat-containing protein: MSGVRVLVGTRKGAFILTSDGRREDWDVSGPHFPGWETYHVKGSPADPNRLYAAPSGGWFGQVMQRSDDGGKSWQPVGNDFSYDGTPGTHQWYDGTPHPWEFARVWHLEPSPTDPDTVYAGVEDAALFRTTDGGQSWSEVAGLRNHGSGSHWQPGAGGMCLHTILLHPTDPERIFVAISAAGAFRTDDGGKTWQPINRGLKSEGIPDPNAEVGHCVHRLAMHPARPDVLYMQKHWDVMRSDDAGDSWHEISGNLPTDFGFPIDVHAHEPETVYVVPITSDSHHFPPEGKLRVYRSRTGGNDWEPLTKGLPQSHCYVNVLRDAMAVDSLDSCGVYFGTTGGQVYASADAGDNWAPIVRDLPAVLSVEVQTLP; this comes from the coding sequence GTGAGCGGCGTACGCGTTCTGGTCGGCACCCGCAAGGGCGCCTTCATCCTCACCTCCGACGGCCGGCGCGAAGACTGGGACGTCAGCGGCCCGCACTTCCCCGGCTGGGAGACCTACCACGTGAAGGGGTCACCCGCCGACCCCAACAGGCTGTACGCCGCCCCGTCCGGAGGCTGGTTCGGCCAGGTGATGCAGCGCTCCGACGACGGCGGAAAGTCCTGGCAGCCGGTCGGCAACGACTTCAGCTACGACGGCACTCCCGGCACCCACCAGTGGTACGACGGCACCCCGCACCCGTGGGAGTTCGCCCGGGTGTGGCACCTCGAGCCCTCGCCGACCGACCCCGACACCGTCTACGCCGGAGTCGAGGACGCCGCGTTGTTCCGTACGACCGACGGCGGGCAGTCCTGGTCGGAGGTGGCCGGCCTGCGCAACCACGGCTCCGGATCCCACTGGCAGCCCGGCGCCGGCGGCATGTGCCTGCACACGATCCTGCTGCACCCCACCGACCCCGAGCGGATCTTCGTGGCCATCTCCGCCGCAGGGGCGTTCCGCACCGACGACGGCGGCAAGACCTGGCAGCCGATCAACCGCGGCCTGAAGTCCGAGGGCATCCCCGACCCGAACGCCGAGGTCGGCCACTGCGTCCACCGCCTCGCGATGCACCCGGCACGCCCGGACGTGCTGTACATGCAGAAGCACTGGGACGTGATGCGCAGCGACGACGCCGGCGACTCGTGGCACGAAATCAGCGGCAACCTGCCCACCGACTTCGGCTTTCCGATCGACGTCCACGCGCACGAGCCGGAGACCGTCTACGTCGTCCCGATCACCAGCGACTCCCACCATTTCCCGCCCGAGGGAAAGCTGCGCGTCTACCGCAGCCGTACCGGCGGCAACGACTGGGAGCCGCTGACCAAGGGGCTGCCACAGAGCCACTGCTACGTCAACGTCCTGCGGGACGCGATGGCGGTCGACTCCCTCGACTCCTGCGGTGTCTACTTCGGTACGACCGGTGGCCAGGTCTACGCCTCGGCCGACGCCGGCGACAACTGGGCGCCGATCGTGCGCGACCTGCCGGCGGTCCTGTCCGTCGAAGTCCAGACGCTGCCATGA
- a CDS encoding C40 family peptidase, with protein MTTRRARSGRALFVVGTTTATLAALVALPGSSSYADPSTRSIGEVRQQVDALYEKAEKVTEQANELGDKMTAINRRVRTLDADVTRQQQRVSALRGDIGQFAAAQYRAGNVDMTAQLAVSKNPNEYLARMRTVKVVDAQQGDMLRQLQEGQKRLAEQRAARSAELASYREAKSQADARRKTAVRNAAEAKALLERLTAEQKRRIAAAERAAQEKAAREQAARDRAQSRSNRSTGGGGRSTPKTDIPSNPGPAPAPAPAPAPSGSGRGATALAFAKAQLGEPYVFGADGPNSWDCSGLTMGAWRAAGVSLPHSSRSQYAISTKISKSQLQIGDLVLFYSDRHHVGIYAGNGMVIHAPRPGKTVEYIKMKYMPYAGAVRPG; from the coding sequence GTGACAACCCGCAGGGCCCGTTCAGGGCGCGCGTTGTTCGTCGTCGGCACCACCACCGCGACGTTGGCCGCCCTGGTCGCGCTCCCCGGCTCGAGCAGCTACGCCGACCCGTCCACGCGCAGCATCGGCGAGGTGCGCCAGCAGGTCGACGCGCTCTACGAGAAGGCCGAGAAGGTCACCGAGCAGGCCAACGAGCTCGGCGACAAGATGACGGCCATCAACCGCCGGGTCCGCACCCTCGACGCCGACGTCACCCGCCAGCAGCAGCGCGTGAGCGCTCTGCGTGGCGACATCGGCCAGTTCGCCGCGGCTCAGTACCGCGCCGGCAACGTCGACATGACCGCCCAGCTCGCGGTCTCCAAGAACCCGAACGAATACCTCGCCCGGATGCGCACGGTCAAGGTCGTGGACGCACAGCAGGGCGACATGCTCCGGCAGCTGCAGGAGGGCCAGAAGCGGCTCGCCGAGCAGCGCGCGGCCCGGTCGGCGGAGCTCGCGAGCTACCGCGAGGCCAAGAGCCAGGCCGACGCCCGCCGGAAGACCGCGGTGCGCAACGCCGCCGAGGCGAAGGCGCTGCTCGAACGCCTCACCGCCGAGCAGAAGCGGCGCATCGCGGCCGCCGAGCGCGCGGCCCAGGAGAAGGCTGCCCGCGAGCAGGCCGCGCGGGATCGGGCACAGTCCCGTTCGAACCGCAGCACCGGCGGCGGTGGCCGCAGCACGCCGAAGACCGACATCCCGTCCAACCCGGGTCCGGCACCCGCGCCCGCACCTGCACCCGCGCCTTCCGGCAGCGGCCGCGGCGCGACCGCCCTGGCGTTCGCCAAGGCCCAGCTCGGTGAGCCGTACGTCTTCGGTGCGGACGGCCCCAACAGCTGGGACTGCTCCGGCCTCACCATGGGCGCGTGGAGAGCGGCCGGGGTCTCCCTGCCACACTCGTCGCGCTCGCAGTACGCCATCTCGACCAAGATCTCCAAGTCCCAGCTGCAGATCGGTGACCTGGTGCTCTTCTACAGCGACCGTCACCACGTGGGCATCTACGCGGGCAACGGCATGGTCATCCACGCGCCGCGCCCCGGCAAGACGGTCGAGTACATCAAGATGAAGTACATGCCCTACGCCGGAGCGGTGCGGCCCGGCTAG
- a CDS encoding class I SAM-dependent methyltransferase — MDVRRREGYHGTGPGAITPDGCAVELYSRIPVDDSPELIARSVPPGAAILELGCGVGRMTHPLLAHGFAVTAVDESPEMLERVREARTVLSPIETLDLGERFDVVLLASFLVHAGSEDVRRGMLATCLRHVAPGGCVLIQREGRSWHDEVPWERPLRDGAGAEGTFRVVSSEPVGPGVNSVHAEYAFPDAVWTQTFLSRPLSTEQFEQALAEVGLRVDAYLTDDGMWVRAVPAAAAP; from the coding sequence ATGGACGTACGACGGCGTGAGGGTTACCACGGGACCGGACCGGGCGCGATCACCCCGGACGGCTGCGCGGTGGAGCTCTACAGCAGGATCCCGGTGGACGACTCGCCCGAACTCATCGCCCGTTCGGTGCCACCCGGCGCCGCGATCCTCGAGCTCGGCTGCGGCGTCGGCCGGATGACCCACCCGCTGCTCGCGCACGGGTTCGCGGTGACCGCCGTGGACGAGTCCCCGGAGATGCTGGAACGCGTCCGTGAAGCGCGCACCGTGCTCAGCCCGATCGAGACGCTGGACCTCGGCGAGCGCTTCGACGTCGTGCTGCTGGCGTCGTTCCTGGTCCACGCCGGCTCCGAGGACGTACGGCGGGGGATGCTGGCGACCTGCCTGCGGCACGTCGCGCCGGGCGGATGCGTGCTGATCCAGCGGGAGGGCCGCAGCTGGCACGACGAGGTGCCGTGGGAGCGCCCGTTGCGCGACGGGGCCGGCGCCGAAGGGACGTTCCGGGTGGTCTCCTCCGAGCCGGTCGGCCCGGGGGTCAACTCCGTACACGCGGAGTACGCCTTCCCCGACGCGGTGTGGACGCAGACGTTCCTGTCCCGGCCGCTGTCCACGGAGCAGTTCGAGCAGGCGCTGGCCGAGGTGGGCCTGCGGGTGGACGCCTACCTCACCGACGACGGGATGTGGGTACGCGCCGTTCCCGCGGCGGCCGCACCTTAG
- a CDS encoding Gfo/Idh/MocA family protein produces MTSTDSRTTKPLKFAAVGLDHGHILGLVHGLIGAGAECAGLWSETDTPHTAALAERAPHIPRVAEADELLTDPDIALIVTAAVPARRTEIAVAAMRNGKDVVTDKPGAITLDQLAEVRTAVAETGRFWSVAFSERTASRATVHARRLIEEGAIGQVVQTMGTGPHHLRPHTRPSWTFDPGLAGGILADIASHQVDQFLYLTGSTSAEVVSSTVGNFAHPEYPQFEDFGEVVLRSPHAHGYARVDWYTPDGLGVWGDGRLTVLGTEGYLEVRKNIDLLGRPGGDHLFLVNGKDTQYLQSDDVELPYFPAILDDVVRRGDTAIPQELVLTATELALTAQANATRVGGLS; encoded by the coding sequence ATGACGAGCACCGACTCCCGTACGACAAAGCCGTTGAAGTTCGCCGCCGTCGGCCTCGACCACGGTCACATCCTCGGCCTCGTGCACGGCCTGATCGGGGCGGGTGCGGAGTGCGCCGGGCTGTGGAGTGAGACCGACACCCCGCACACGGCGGCGCTGGCCGAGCGGGCTCCGCACATCCCCCGCGTCGCCGAGGCGGACGAGCTCCTCACCGACCCCGACATCGCGCTGATCGTCACCGCTGCCGTCCCCGCGCGCCGGACCGAGATCGCGGTCGCGGCGATGCGCAACGGCAAGGACGTGGTGACCGACAAGCCGGGCGCCATCACCCTGGACCAGCTCGCCGAGGTGCGGACCGCGGTGGCCGAGACCGGACGTTTCTGGTCGGTGGCGTTCTCCGAGCGCACCGCGTCCAGGGCGACCGTGCACGCCCGTCGGCTGATCGAGGAGGGCGCGATCGGCCAGGTCGTCCAGACCATGGGAACCGGCCCGCACCACCTGCGGCCGCACACCCGACCGTCGTGGACGTTCGACCCGGGGCTGGCCGGCGGGATCCTCGCCGACATCGCCTCCCACCAGGTCGACCAGTTCCTCTACCTGACCGGCTCGACCAGCGCGGAGGTGGTGTCGTCCACGGTCGGCAACTTCGCCCACCCGGAGTACCCCCAGTTCGAGGACTTCGGCGAGGTCGTCCTGCGCAGCCCGCACGCCCACGGCTATGCCCGGGTCGACTGGTACACCCCTGACGGGCTTGGGGTCTGGGGCGACGGCCGGCTCACCGTGCTCGGGACCGAGGGCTACCTCGAGGTACGCAAGAACATCGACCTGCTCGGCCGGCCCGGCGGCGACCACCTCTTCCTCGTGAACGGCAAGGACACGCAGTACCTCCAGAGCGACGACGTCGAGCTGCCGTACTTCCCGGCCATCCTCGACGACGTGGTGCGGCGCGGCGACACCGCGATTCCGCAGGAGCTGGTCCTCACCGCGACCGAGCTGGCCCTGACCGCCCAGGCCAACGCCACGCGCGTGGGCGGCCTGAGCTGA
- a CDS encoding YybH family protein produces the protein MSPTSRASRTSTERGTNDPNAEAEIRELFEARTRAVAGKDAATLAAANDPDVVVFDAVAPFVHRGADTAARKQEWFAAYRTGIGHEIRDLEITAGADLAFCHFLVRISGTMVDGTEVGMWVRATSCLRRRDDGWKIVHEHASVPFDAETGKAVVTGDLPG, from the coding sequence ATGTCCCCGACGTCCAGAGCATCCAGAACATCCACAGAACGCGGTACGAACGACCCGAACGCGGAAGCCGAGATCCGCGAGCTGTTCGAGGCTCGCACCCGGGCCGTCGCCGGGAAGGACGCCGCGACGCTCGCCGCGGCGAACGACCCGGACGTCGTGGTGTTCGATGCCGTGGCCCCGTTCGTCCATCGGGGTGCCGATACGGCTGCCCGCAAGCAGGAGTGGTTCGCCGCGTACCGCACCGGCATCGGTCACGAGATCCGCGACCTGGAGATCACCGCGGGCGCCGACCTCGCCTTCTGCCACTTCCTGGTCCGCATCAGCGGCACCATGGTCGACGGCACCGAGGTCGGCATGTGGGTGCGCGCGACCAGCTGCCTGCGCAGGCGCGACGACGGCTGGAAGATCGTGCACGAGCACGCCTCGGTGCCCTTCGACGCCGAGACCGGCAAGGCGGTGGTGACCGGCGACCTACCGGGGTGA
- a CDS encoding MoaD/ThiS family protein yields the protein MLPAHLRSLSGADREVRLEVPGEPTQALVLDALEARYPMLRGTIRDPKTRRRRAFVRFFACQQDLSHDDPDKPLPGEVAEGAEPFLVVGAMAGG from the coding sequence GTGCTCCCCGCGCACCTGCGCTCCCTGTCGGGGGCGGACCGCGAGGTGCGGCTGGAGGTGCCGGGCGAGCCGACCCAGGCGCTGGTGCTGGACGCGCTGGAGGCCCGCTACCCGATGCTGCGGGGCACGATCCGCGACCCGAAGACGCGACGCCGGCGGGCGTTCGTCCGGTTCTTCGCCTGCCAGCAGGACCTCTCCCACGACGACCCCGACAAGCCGTTGCCCGGCGAGGTGGCCGAAGGCGCCGAGCCGTTCCTGGTGGTCGGCGCCATGGCGGGCGGCTGA
- a CDS encoding SRPBCC family protein encodes MTEHSVKHSTFTLERTYSAPPAKVFAAWADRDTKAKWFAAADSGYTLDFRVGGTEAAHGHTDDGQEILAESVYRDILGGERIVYSTVLYGRGVPATVSVTTVEFVPDGTGTRLVLTEQGTFLDDREHPDWREQGTGDWLDALGRELGRS; translated from the coding sequence ATGACCGAGCACTCGGTGAAGCACAGCACCTTCACGCTGGAGCGGACCTACTCCGCCCCGCCCGCGAAGGTGTTCGCGGCGTGGGCCGATCGCGACACGAAGGCGAAGTGGTTCGCCGCCGCCGACTCCGGCTACACCCTCGACTTCCGCGTCGGCGGCACCGAGGCCGCCCACGGACACACCGACGACGGGCAGGAGATCCTCGCCGAGTCGGTCTATCGCGATATCCTCGGCGGCGAGCGCATCGTCTACTCCACCGTGCTGTACGGCCGTGGCGTGCCGGCCACCGTGTCGGTGACCACCGTCGAGTTCGTGCCCGACGGCACCGGTACGCGGCTCGTCCTCACCGAACAGGGCACCTTCCTCGACGACCGGGAACACCCCGACTGGCGTGAGCAGGGCACCGGCGACTGGCTGGACGCCCTCGGCCGCGAACTCGGCCGGTCCTGA
- a CDS encoding AAA family ATPase gives MTAGTLVEFGGLPGTGKSTLARHLADHSGAVWLRIDEIENAMRRNGLSAYARHLVIETACPDTVEHRRRVESRRCDLPGWSYPDWEEVRRTARHYQPRTDVRMVVDTTRPAEICRREITLHLAAALRTVR, from the coding sequence ATGACCGCGGGAACCCTTGTCGAGTTCGGCGGCCTGCCCGGGACGGGCAAGTCGACCCTGGCGCGGCACCTTGCCGACCACAGCGGCGCGGTGTGGCTGCGCATCGACGAGATCGAGAACGCGATGCGCCGCAACGGCCTGAGTGCGTACGCCCGCCACCTCGTCATCGAGACCGCGTGCCCGGACACCGTGGAACACCGACGGCGAGTGGAATCTCGGAGGTGTGACCTGCCCGGATGGTCGTATCCAGACTGGGAGGAAGTTCGCCGGACCGCACGCCACTACCAGCCTCGTACCGATGTACGAATGGTGGTGGACACCACCCGGCCGGCTGAGATCTGCCGCCGCGAGATCACCCTCCATCTCGCGGCGGCGCTGCGGACAGTCCGCTGA
- a CDS encoding amidohydrolase family protein: MIDIFDAARAARTPTLFGATTLLREDTSLVTDRRVRTLYPPWKYAGLQATARTARDTDQTVARENLARQVAQVAAMLRGGGVVITGTDSPIANRAVSTHLNLRAMVKYPVSPYDALTTATRAPGEFLGEPLGTVRPGTYADLVVLGGDPLADITAAADVRQVMCNGELFDVDGLLAPFVSGAAGERLRARSRPVSRLADPVPDPPANRRYWWHDPHYVEESRHTCCQES; encoded by the coding sequence GTGATCGACATCTTCGACGCCGCCCGCGCCGCCCGTACGCCCACGTTGTTCGGCGCGACCACCCTGCTGCGGGAGGACACGTCGCTGGTGACGGACCGGCGGGTGCGGACGCTGTACCCGCCGTGGAAGTACGCCGGACTGCAGGCCACCGCGCGGACCGCGCGGGACACCGACCAGACCGTCGCGCGGGAGAACCTCGCCCGGCAGGTGGCGCAGGTAGCGGCGATGCTGCGCGGCGGCGGGGTGGTGATCACCGGCACCGACTCGCCGATCGCGAACCGCGCGGTCAGCACCCACCTGAACCTCCGCGCGATGGTGAAGTACCCCGTCTCGCCGTACGACGCGCTGACCACGGCGACGAGGGCGCCGGGTGAGTTCCTCGGCGAGCCGCTCGGCACCGTGCGCCCTGGCACGTACGCCGACCTGGTGGTGCTCGGCGGCGACCCGCTCGCCGACATCACCGCCGCGGCGGACGTACGCCAGGTCATGTGCAACGGCGAGCTGTTCGACGTCGACGGTCTCCTCGCACCGTTCGTGTCCGGCGCGGCCGGCGAGCGCCTGCGGGCGCGGTCCCGCCCTGTCAGCCGGCTGGCCGACCCGGTGCCGGACCCGCCGGCGAACCGGCGGTACTGGTGGCACGACCCGCACTACGTCGAGGAGAGCCGGCACACCTGCTGCCAGGAGTCGTGA
- a CDS encoding helix-turn-helix domain-containing protein encodes MHEVAVQAARFLAAHATEPIRLGDVADHVGYSPFHLSRIFERHLGLPPGQFVGAHRFQHAKRLLLDGDERIIDVCFAVGFTSVGTFTSRFAASVGVGPGEFRRIPDTLAAGSPRPVSRPGGDRNGGVVTGVAHLSPGAMAALGGSAAVYVGVFARRAPRGTPVSGALLDDSGGFVLTGIPPGSYWLLASALPGRADPLGQLLPERGVTGHSPWPVRVTAAAPPVRRDVHLDLTPSWSAPVVVALPPLACGSARLEKTAAGRTASLTSGIAG; translated from the coding sequence ATGCACGAGGTCGCGGTCCAGGCGGCACGCTTCCTCGCCGCGCATGCCACCGAGCCGATCCGCCTCGGCGACGTCGCCGACCACGTGGGCTACAGCCCGTTCCACCTCTCCCGGATCTTCGAACGCCACCTCGGCCTCCCGCCGGGCCAGTTCGTCGGCGCGCACCGCTTCCAGCACGCCAAGCGCCTGCTGCTCGACGGCGACGAACGCATCATCGACGTCTGCTTCGCGGTCGGCTTCACCTCCGTGGGCACGTTCACCAGCCGGTTCGCGGCCTCGGTCGGCGTCGGTCCGGGCGAGTTCCGGCGGATCCCCGACACGCTGGCCGCCGGGTCGCCGCGACCGGTGAGCCGGCCCGGCGGCGACCGGAACGGCGGCGTGGTCACCGGCGTCGCCCACCTCAGCCCCGGCGCCATGGCCGCGCTGGGCGGGTCGGCCGCGGTCTACGTCGGCGTCTTCGCCCGGCGCGCCCCACGCGGTACGCCGGTCAGCGGCGCCCTGCTCGACGACAGCGGCGGCTTCGTCCTCACCGGCATCCCGCCCGGCAGCTACTGGCTGCTCGCCTCCGCGCTGCCCGGACGCGCCGACCCCCTGGGGCAACTGCTCCCCGAGCGTGGCGTCACCGGTCACTCGCCGTGGCCGGTGCGGGTGACGGCGGCCGCCCCGCCGGTCCGCCGCGACGTCCACCTCGACCTCACGCCGTCCTGGTCGGCGCCCGTCGTCGTGGCGCTACCCCCACTGGCCTGCGGAAGCGCAAGATTGGAGAAGACGGCGGCCGGTCGGACCGCTAGCTTGACCTCGGGGATCGCAGGGTAG
- a CDS encoding DoxX family protein — protein MTTHEVRSTAAPHRSRALTITLWVLQVLLAAFFLSVAYSKLSGDPAQVEGFEALGFGQWLRYLTGACELAGAIGLLIPRLCGLAAIALVGLMVCATLTNLFLMPGMAAMAILTVALGILIAFVAWARWADTRELLAGLRR, from the coding sequence ATGACCACGCACGAAGTCCGCTCCACCGCCGCTCCGCACCGCTCCCGCGCACTCACCATCACCCTGTGGGTTCTTCAGGTTCTGCTGGCTGCCTTCTTCCTGTCCGTGGCGTACTCGAAGCTGTCCGGCGACCCGGCGCAGGTGGAGGGCTTCGAGGCCCTCGGGTTCGGCCAGTGGCTCCGCTACCTCACCGGCGCGTGTGAGCTCGCCGGCGCGATCGGTCTGCTGATCCCGCGGCTGTGCGGGCTCGCCGCGATCGCCCTGGTCGGTCTGATGGTCTGCGCCACGCTCACCAACCTGTTCCTGATGCCCGGCATGGCCGCGATGGCGATCCTCACCGTGGCGCTGGGCATCCTCATCGCGTTCGTCGCGTGGGCGCGATGGGCGGACACCAGGGAGCTACTCGCCGGGTTGCGTCGTTGA